The following are encoded together in the Bacillus sp. V2I10 genome:
- a CDS encoding NYN domain-containing protein, with the protein MDILLVDGYNIIGAWANLQSLKKENLSEARELLIQKMAEYQAYTGYRVIVIFDAHQVKGIEKKQKNHRVEVIYTRENETADERIEKLAISLSNIKTQVHVATSDFTEQWAIFGQGALRKSARELLNEVEAIEKRIQKRVEKIKVNSPQSKIPITDDVLKMFEKWRRGDL; encoded by the coding sequence ATGGATATCCTTCTTGTTGACGGATATAACATCATCGGTGCTTGGGCGAATCTTCAATCATTAAAAAAAGAGAATCTCTCAGAAGCAAGAGAGCTGCTTATTCAGAAAATGGCAGAGTATCAAGCTTACACCGGTTACCGGGTAATCGTCATATTCGATGCTCATCAAGTGAAGGGTATTGAAAAGAAACAAAAAAACCACCGTGTTGAAGTGATTTATACCCGTGAAAATGAAACGGCGGATGAACGCATTGAAAAACTTGCGATTTCCCTGAGCAATATTAAAACACAGGTTCACGTGGCAACTTCTGATTTCACAGAGCAATGGGCCATTTTTGGCCAGGGAGCTCTCAGAAAATCGGCAAGAGAACTTTTAAATGAAGTGGAAGCCATTGAAAAAAGAATTCAAAAAAGAGTAGAGAAAATCAAAGTGAATAGTCCTCAATCAAAGATTCCTATAACAGATGATGTCCTGAAAATGTTTGAAAAATGGCGCAGGGGTGATTTATAG
- the rlmB gene encoding 23S rRNA (guanosine(2251)-2'-O)-methyltransferase RlmB, whose translation MSEEYIIGRNTVIEALKSTRNVYKIWMAENSVKGQAQQIMVLAKEKGISIQSVPKKKIDQMVEGNHQGVVAQVAAYEYSEVDDILKAAEDKNEAPFILLLDEIEDPHNLGSIMRTADATGAHGIIIPKRRAVGLTATVAKSSTGAIEYIPVARVTNMARTIEELKERGVWIVGTDAKGSDDYRSMDGKMPLGLVIGSEGKGMGRLVKEKCDFLVNLPMAGRVTSLNASVAASLLMYEVFRKRHPLGE comes from the coding sequence ATGTCAGAAGAATATATTATTGGCCGCAACACCGTCATTGAAGCATTAAAATCGACGAGAAATGTGTATAAAATCTGGATGGCGGAAAACTCCGTCAAGGGACAGGCCCAGCAAATAATGGTACTTGCAAAAGAAAAGGGCATATCCATTCAGTCTGTTCCTAAAAAGAAAATTGATCAAATGGTTGAAGGAAATCATCAAGGTGTCGTTGCTCAGGTAGCAGCCTATGAATACTCAGAGGTAGATGATATCCTAAAGGCGGCTGAAGATAAAAATGAAGCCCCATTTATTCTTCTTTTAGATGAAATTGAAGACCCTCATAACCTTGGTTCCATTATGAGAACAGCAGATGCAACAGGTGCGCACGGCATCATCATTCCTAAAAGAAGAGCAGTTGGACTGACCGCTACAGTAGCGAAGTCTTCTACTGGCGCAATTGAATATATCCCTGTAGCAAGAGTGACAAATATGGCAAGAACCATTGAGGAATTAAAAGAGCGGGGCGTCTGGATTGTTGGCACAGATGCTAAAGGATCAGATGATTACCGTTCTATGGACGGAAAAATGCCTCTTGGATTAGTTATAGGCAGTGAAGGTAAAGGAATGGGAAGACTGGTTAAAGAAAAATGCGATTTTCTGGTCAACTTGCCGATGGCTGGCCGGGTCACTTCGCTCAATGCCTCAGTGGCAGCAAGTCTGCTGATGTATGAGGTCTTTAGAAAGCGTCACCCTTTAGGAGAATAA
- a CDS encoding Mini-ribonuclease 3 produces the protein MLHLEEIPNPKQVNSLALAYIGDAIYEVYVRHHLLSKGNVRPNQLHKLATKYVSAKAQATILHELSKSDYFSEEEMAIIRRGRNAKSGTVPKNTDVQTYRYSTAFEALIGYLHLEKNADRLAEIIQSSFELIQNEGRK, from the coding sequence ATGCTTCACTTAGAAGAGATTCCGAACCCAAAACAAGTGAACAGCCTGGCTCTTGCCTATATAGGTGATGCTATTTATGAAGTCTACGTCAGACATCACCTGCTTTCTAAAGGCAACGTCCGTCCAAATCAGCTGCATAAATTAGCAACAAAATATGTTTCAGCCAAGGCGCAGGCAACCATTCTTCATGAATTGTCAAAATCGGATTATTTCTCTGAAGAAGAAATGGCGATCATACGCCGCGGCCGAAATGCAAAATCAGGCACAGTTCCAAAGAACACAGATGTTCAAACATACCGCTATAGTACAGCATTTGAAGCATTAATCGGCTACCTGCATCTTGAAAAAAATGCAGACCGTCTAGCAGAAATCATTCAGTCGTCATTTGAATTGATTCAGAACGAAGGGAGGAAATAG
- the cysS gene encoding cysteine--tRNA ligase, which translates to MTIKLYNTLTRQKETFKPLEEGKVKMYVCGPTVYNYIHIGNARPAIVYDTVRKYLEYRGYDVTYVSNFTDVDDKLIKAANELGEDVQTIADRFIEAYFEDVTALGCDRATAHPRVTESMDIIIDFIQALIEKGFAYEADGDVYYRTRFFKDYGKLSHQSIDELRVGARIDAGEKKQDSLDFALWKAAKEGEISWESPWGEGRPGWHIECSAMVHDHFGDTIDIHAGGQDLTFPHHENEIAQSEALTEKPFANYWLHNGYININNEKMSKSLGNFVLVHDILKEHDAQVLRLFMLSVHYRHPINYSVDLLESTKNALDRLRTSYENLLHRAQSSTDLTDDNEKWLNIISEQRTIFVEAMDDDFNTANAISVMFELSKQANYYLQEKNTSKEVIAAFTAAFDELGAVLGLQFGNNELLDAEIEELIEKRIQARKDRNFQLSDEIRDQLKGMNIILEDTPQGTRWKRG; encoded by the coding sequence ATGACCATCAAGTTATACAATACGCTAACCAGACAAAAGGAAACGTTTAAGCCGCTTGAAGAGGGCAAGGTCAAAATGTATGTGTGCGGACCGACCGTTTATAACTATATCCATATAGGAAATGCCCGTCCTGCCATTGTCTATGATACTGTCCGGAAATACTTGGAGTACAGAGGATACGATGTCACTTATGTATCAAACTTTACTGATGTAGATGATAAGCTGATAAAGGCTGCAAATGAGCTTGGAGAAGATGTTCAGACAATTGCGGACCGTTTTATTGAAGCCTATTTTGAAGATGTAACGGCTCTTGGCTGCGACCGTGCAACAGCTCATCCGCGTGTGACAGAAAGCATGGATATTATTATCGACTTTATTCAGGCTTTAATTGAAAAAGGGTTTGCTTATGAAGCAGACGGGGATGTGTATTATAGAACAAGATTTTTTAAAGATTACGGAAAGCTCTCTCATCAATCCATTGATGAACTCCGCGTTGGTGCCAGAATCGATGCAGGCGAGAAGAAGCAGGATTCACTTGATTTCGCGCTTTGGAAAGCGGCGAAAGAGGGAGAGATTTCTTGGGAAAGTCCATGGGGAGAAGGAAGACCCGGCTGGCATATTGAGTGCTCCGCTATGGTCCATGATCACTTCGGAGATACAATCGATATCCATGCAGGAGGACAGGACTTAACATTCCCCCACCATGAGAATGAAATTGCCCAATCTGAAGCATTGACAGAAAAGCCGTTTGCTAACTATTGGCTGCATAATGGGTATATTAATATAAACAACGAAAAAATGTCGAAGTCTCTAGGCAACTTTGTATTGGTTCATGACATCCTGAAAGAACACGATGCCCAGGTTCTTAGATTGTTCATGCTGTCCGTTCACTACCGTCATCCGATTAATTATTCCGTTGATTTGCTTGAGAGCACTAAAAATGCATTAGACCGCCTTCGCACATCTTACGAAAATCTGCTGCACCGTGCACAAAGCAGCACTGATTTAACCGATGACAATGAAAAGTGGCTGAACATTATCTCTGAACAGCGCACGATTTTTGTTGAAGCTATGGATGATGATTTCAACACAGCCAACGCCATTTCAGTTATGTTTGAATTGTCAAAGCAAGCCAACTACTATTTGCAGGAAAAGAATACTTCAAAAGAAGTAATTGCTGCTTTCACTGCTGCATTCGATGAACTTGGAGCTGTACTTGGCCTTCAGTTTGGAAATAATGAACTTTTGGATGCGGAAATTGAAGAATTGATTGAAAAGCGCATTCAAGCCAGAAAAGACCGCAACTTCCAGCTGTCAGACGAAATCCGGGATCAGCTGAAGGGTATGAATATCATTTTAGAAGATACGCCTCAAGGCACGCGATGGAAAAGAGGGTAA
- the cysE gene encoding serine O-acetyltransferase, whose protein sequence is MFKILKEDIEVVFEQDPAARSYLEVILTYSGLHAIWAHRLAHAFFRRNLFFIARVISQVSRFFTGIEIHPGAKIGRRFFIDHGMGVVIGETCEIGNNVTVFQGVTLGGTGKEKGKRHPTIQDNALIATGAKVLGSITVGAYSKIGAGSVVLRDVPDHSTVVGIPGKVVIQNGKRIKNDLDHCNLPDPVADRFKELEAEMLHLRQELAQLKEGKSQDDHQVIQYANQTKGNV, encoded by the coding sequence ATGTTTAAAATACTGAAGGAAGATATCGAGGTTGTTTTCGAACAGGATCCGGCTGCAAGGTCTTATTTAGAAGTCATTCTTACTTATTCCGGGCTTCATGCAATTTGGGCGCACCGGCTGGCACATGCTTTTTTTAGACGGAATCTGTTCTTCATTGCAAGAGTCATTTCTCAAGTGAGCCGCTTTTTTACAGGAATCGAAATCCATCCAGGCGCGAAAATCGGGAGGCGTTTTTTCATAGACCACGGCATGGGTGTTGTAATTGGAGAAACGTGTGAAATTGGTAATAACGTAACAGTCTTCCAAGGGGTAACTTTAGGCGGAACCGGGAAAGAAAAAGGAAAGAGGCATCCGACCATTCAGGATAACGCTTTGATTGCTACAGGTGCGAAAGTACTGGGATCCATTACAGTCGGCGCTTATTCTAAGATTGGTGCGGGTTCGGTTGTGCTCCGTGATGTGCCTGATCATTCCACTGTTGTAGGAATACCAGGCAAGGTCGTGATACAAAATGGGAAGAGAATCAAAAATGATCTTGATCACTGCAATCTTCCTGATCCAGTCGCAGACAGGTTCAAAGAACTGGAAGCAGAAATGCTGCATTTGAGACAAGAGCTTGCACAATTGAAAGAAGGGAAGAGTCAAGATGACCATCAAGTTATACAATACGCTAACCAGACAAAAGGAAACGTTTAA
- the ispF gene encoding 2-C-methyl-D-erythritol 2,4-cyclodiphosphate synthase, protein MLRIGQGFDVHQLVEGRPLILGGIEIPYEKGLLGHSDADVLLHTVADACLGAIAAGDIGKHFPDTDPEFKDADSAKLLQHVWQLVKEKGYALLNIDCTIIAQKPKMAPYIDQMRERIAVLLEADINQVNVKATTTEQLGFTGRGEGIASQATVLIQKK, encoded by the coding sequence ATGTTGAGAATTGGACAGGGATTTGATGTGCACCAGCTCGTAGAAGGCCGCCCGCTCATCCTCGGAGGAATCGAAATTCCGTATGAAAAAGGACTGCTTGGCCATTCGGATGCAGATGTTTTGCTTCATACGGTAGCTGATGCATGCCTTGGTGCTATTGCTGCCGGTGATATAGGCAAGCATTTTCCGGATACCGATCCAGAATTTAAAGATGCAGACTCCGCAAAATTACTGCAGCATGTTTGGCAGCTCGTAAAAGAAAAAGGATATGCGCTTCTAAATATTGATTGTACAATTATTGCTCAGAAGCCTAAGATGGCTCCATATATTGATCAAATGAGAGAAAGAATTGCTGTGCTGCTTGAGGCTGATATCAATCAAGTGAATGTAAAAGCAACAACGACCGAACAGCTTGGTTTTACGGGCAGAGGAGAAGGAATAGCTTCACAGGCAACGGTTCTCATTCAGAAAAAATAA
- the ispD gene encoding 2-C-methyl-D-erythritol 4-phosphate cytidylyltransferase has protein sequence MKYEVVIPAAGQGKRMNAGKNKQFIELDGIPVIVHTLKVFEHDPQCTGILLVVNPNERDIFAAMADRYEIRKIKGLISGGSERQHSVYNGLKAASSEIVLVHDGARPFIKKHMMTKLVKAASEDGAATVAVPVKDTIKRVLNSEVIETVERSSLWAVQTPQAFRLSDILTAHEEAMQSGFLGTDDASLIERSGRKVQVIEGDYTNIKLTTPDDLLLAKAILESERGET, from the coding sequence ATGAAGTATGAAGTAGTCATTCCTGCTGCAGGACAAGGAAAGCGTATGAATGCAGGGAAGAACAAGCAATTCATTGAGCTTGATGGAATTCCTGTCATTGTTCATACATTGAAAGTTTTTGAACATGATCCACAATGTACAGGCATTCTCTTAGTTGTAAATCCGAACGAAAGAGATATTTTTGCCGCCATGGCTGACCGTTACGAAATCCGTAAGATTAAAGGTTTGATCAGCGGGGGCAGTGAGAGGCAGCACAGCGTGTATAATGGTCTCAAAGCTGCATCTTCCGAGATTGTTCTAGTCCATGACGGAGCACGTCCATTCATCAAAAAACACATGATGACAAAACTAGTTAAAGCAGCAAGTGAAGATGGAGCTGCAACGGTTGCAGTCCCTGTAAAGGACACCATTAAACGCGTTCTAAACAGCGAAGTGATTGAAACAGTTGAACGTTCTAGCTTGTGGGCCGTACAGACCCCACAAGCTTTTCGTCTTTCAGATATCCTCACTGCCCACGAGGAAGCTATGCAGTCTGGGTTCTTGGGAACCGATGACGCAAGTTTGATTGAAAGAAGCGGAAGGAAAGTTCAAGTGATAGAGGGCGACTATACAAATATAAAACTAACGACACCAGATGATCTGCTGCTTGCAAAAGCCATCTTAGAAAGTGAAAGAGGGGAAACGTAA
- a CDS encoding PIN/TRAM domain-containing protein, translating to MLKRIVQIFFLFLGGTLGIFFMPELMRLLNLQDIPFINSPYALAILGAILFYIATFWLVDYVINWVKLLEESLVKAPVTDVLFGSLGLIVGLIIAFLIVNVIPFKDIQYQVFSTIIPIFLTLLLGYLGFQVGFKRKDELISLFSISGKIGKKKGAGEEDTETEDKKLKILDTSVIIDGRIADICQTGFLEGTIVIPQFVLEELQHIADSSDALKRNRGRRGLDILNRIQKELSIKVEIYEGDFDEIQEVDSKLVKLAKLTSGVVVTNDFNLNKVCELQGVAVLNINDLANAVKPVVLPGEEMKVQVIKDGKEHNQGVAYLDDGTMIVVEDGRDYIGKHIDVIVTSVLQTSAGRMIFAKPKLLEKAL from the coding sequence ATGTTAAAGCGTATTGTGCAGATCTTTTTCCTGTTTCTTGGAGGAACTCTAGGCATTTTCTTTATGCCGGAGCTAATGAGATTGTTAAATCTACAAGACATACCTTTTATTAATTCACCATATGCATTAGCCATTTTAGGAGCGATATTATTCTATATAGCAACATTCTGGCTTGTCGATTATGTGATTAACTGGGTAAAGCTTTTAGAAGAATCACTGGTAAAGGCACCTGTAACGGATGTTCTATTTGGTAGTTTAGGATTGATTGTCGGACTTATAATTGCCTTTCTTATCGTAAATGTTATTCCGTTTAAAGACATCCAATATCAAGTGTTCAGTACGATTATTCCGATCTTTCTTACACTTTTGCTTGGATACCTTGGTTTTCAGGTCGGATTCAAGCGGAAAGATGAATTAATCAGTCTTTTCTCTATTTCCGGCAAAATCGGAAAGAAAAAAGGCGCTGGCGAGGAAGACACAGAAACAGAAGACAAAAAGCTTAAAATTTTGGATACAAGCGTGATTATCGACGGCAGAATCGCAGATATCTGCCAGACGGGATTTTTAGAAGGCACGATTGTGATTCCTCAATTTGTCCTTGAAGAACTGCAGCACATTGCCGATTCCTCTGATGCATTAAAACGAAATCGCGGAAGACGCGGACTTGATATCTTGAACCGCATTCAAAAGGAGCTGTCCATTAAAGTAGAGATTTATGAGGGCGACTTTGATGAAATACAAGAGGTTGACAGCAAACTCGTAAAACTAGCCAAGCTTACATCAGGCGTCGTGGTAACAAACGATTTTAACTTAAACAAAGTATGTGAGCTTCAGGGTGTAGCAGTATTAAATATCAATGACTTAGCAAACGCTGTGAAGCCGGTTGTATTGCCTGGGGAAGAAATGAAAGTACAAGTCATTAAAGATGGAAAAGAACATAATCAGGGCGTCGCCTATTTAGATGACGGCACGATGATTGTTGTTGAAGATGGAAGAGATTATATAGGCAAGCACATTGATGTGATTGTTACGAGTGTGCTGCAGACATCTGCCGGAAGAATGATTTTTGCTAAACCCAAGCTGCTGGAAAAAGCATTGTAG
- the disA gene encoding DNA integrity scanning diadenylate cyclase DisA, producing MIDKEKKTHEKSMKEILQFIAPGTPLRAGIENVLRAKTGGLIVVGFSDKVKELVDGGFYINSAFSPAHLYELAKMDGAIILSDSGNKILYANAQLVPNAFIGSIETGMRHRTAERVAKQTGNLVVAISQRRNVITLYYGELRYALRDIGVILTKANQAIQTLEKYRTVLDQSIINLGALEFEELVTFDELLQVIHRIEMVLRIKNEILNYINELGTEGHLIRLQLNELLSDIEEEAALVIKDYCFDKTLDPKYVLDQFQVLTNTELLDDMVLLRLLGYSAHFTNLEDLVMPRGYRVLKKIPRLPPVIIENLVNKFTNLKLITRATVEQLDEVDGIGEVRAKKIKEGLRRLQEQLLIDRQI from the coding sequence ATGATTGATAAAGAGAAAAAAACACATGAAAAAAGCATGAAAGAAATCTTGCAATTTATTGCTCCGGGGACTCCTCTCAGAGCTGGAATTGAAAACGTATTGCGGGCGAAAACCGGCGGTCTGATTGTGGTCGGTTTCAGTGATAAAGTAAAAGAGCTAGTAGATGGAGGATTTTACATAAACTCTGCATTTTCCCCGGCTCATCTTTATGAACTTGCTAAAATGGACGGAGCCATTATCCTGAGTGATTCGGGCAATAAAATATTATATGCAAATGCTCAGCTTGTTCCAAATGCTTTTATCGGGTCCATCGAAACAGGTATGCGTCACCGTACAGCTGAGAGAGTGGCGAAGCAGACAGGCAATCTGGTAGTAGCCATTTCACAGAGAAGAAATGTTATAACTCTTTATTACGGAGAGCTTCGTTATGCACTGAGAGACATCGGTGTAATCTTAACGAAGGCAAACCAGGCCATTCAGACACTTGAGAAATACCGCACCGTTCTTGATCAGTCAATAATAAATCTTGGAGCATTGGAATTTGAAGAACTTGTAACATTTGATGAATTGCTGCAGGTGATTCACCGGATTGAAATGGTCCTTCGAATAAAAAATGAAATCTTAAATTATATTAATGAACTTGGTACGGAAGGGCACCTGATCCGTTTACAGCTGAACGAATTGCTGTCAGATATAGAAGAGGAAGCAGCGCTTGTCATTAAAGATTATTGTTTTGATAAAACACTTGATCCTAAATATGTGCTCGATCAATTTCAGGTTCTCACAAATACGGAGCTCTTAGATGACATGGTCCTGCTGAGGCTTCTAGGATATTCAGCACATTTTACCAATCTTGAGGATTTAGTTATGCCCCGAGGCTACAGAGTTCTTAAAAAGATTCCTCGACTTCCGCCTGTCATAATTGAAAATTTAGTGAACAAATTTACAAATCTGAAACTTATTACGCGTGCAACCGTAGAACAGTTGGATGAGGTTGATGGCATTGGCGAGGTTCGGGCGAAGAAAATTAAAGAAGGTCTGCGCAGGCTGCAGGAACAACTGCTGATTGATCGTCAAATATAG
- the radA gene encoding DNA repair protein RadA: protein MAKTKSKFMCLTCGYESAKWMGKCPGCGAWNTMTEEIVKTGTANRRVAFAHSAPGQTANKPSPITNIETTQEPRIKTNLQEFNRVLGSGIVRGSLVLIGGDPGIGKSTLLLQVSSQLADNGNDVLYISGEESVKQTKMRADRLGVKSEKLYVLAETDLEFISKAIDETNPAFVIVDSIQTVFQSDITSAPGSVSQVRECTAELMRLAKTKGIAIFIVGHVTKEGSIAGPRILEHMVDTVLYFEGERHHTYRILRAVKNRFGSTNEMGIFEMKESGLEEVLNPSEIFLEERSKGAAGSTVVASMEGTRPVLVEIQALISPTSFGNPRRMATGIDHNRVPLLMAVLEKRVGLLLQNQDAYLKVAGGVKLDEPAIDLAIAVSIASSFKDVPSKATDIIIGEVGLTGEVRRVSRIEQRVMEAAKLGFKRAIVPEANIGGWTVPGDIEVVGVKNVSEALQTTLGG, encoded by the coding sequence ATGGCTAAAACAAAATCGAAATTCATGTGTTTGACGTGCGGATATGAATCTGCCAAATGGATGGGGAAATGTCCAGGCTGCGGCGCATGGAACACGATGACAGAGGAAATTGTCAAAACAGGAACTGCAAATAGAAGAGTTGCCTTTGCGCACTCAGCTCCAGGTCAAACCGCCAATAAACCTTCACCCATTACAAACATTGAAACAACTCAAGAACCGCGCATTAAAACAAACCTGCAGGAATTTAACCGTGTCCTTGGAAGCGGAATTGTAAGAGGCTCCCTAGTATTAATAGGAGGAGACCCCGGAATAGGAAAATCAACACTGCTGCTTCAAGTTTCTTCTCAGTTAGCCGACAATGGAAACGATGTCTTATATATTTCAGGCGAAGAATCAGTCAAGCAAACGAAAATGAGGGCTGACAGACTTGGTGTCAAATCTGAAAAGCTCTATGTTCTTGCTGAAACAGATCTTGAATTTATTTCAAAAGCGATTGATGAAACGAATCCTGCATTTGTAATCGTGGATTCGATCCAAACGGTTTTTCAAAGTGACATTACATCTGCACCGGGCAGTGTTTCACAAGTCCGGGAATGTACCGCTGAACTGATGAGGCTCGCGAAAACAAAAGGCATTGCGATCTTTATTGTGGGACATGTCACGAAGGAAGGGTCCATTGCAGGTCCGAGAATCCTAGAACACATGGTTGATACCGTGCTTTATTTTGAAGGAGAACGTCATCATACGTACCGGATTTTAAGGGCGGTTAAAAACCGTTTTGGCTCTACAAATGAAATGGGTATTTTTGAAATGAAAGAAAGCGGTCTTGAGGAGGTTCTGAACCCTTCAGAGATTTTTCTTGAGGAACGTTCAAAAGGGGCAGCGGGCTCAACGGTTGTTGCATCCATGGAAGGAACAAGGCCGGTTCTGGTGGAAATTCAGGCGTTAATCTCGCCTACAAGCTTCGGGAATCCGCGAAGAATGGCAACCGGGATTGACCATAATCGTGTACCGCTGTTAATGGCTGTCCTTGAGAAAAGAGTAGGCTTGCTTCTGCAAAACCAGGATGCCTATTTAAAAGTGGCAGGAGGAGTGAAATTAGATGAACCTGCTATTGATTTGGCAATAGCAGTCAGCATAGCGTCAAGCTTTAAGGACGTACCATCAAAAGCGACGGATATCATTATTGGTGAAGTAGGCTTAACCGGCGAAGTCAGACGCGTTTCAAGAATCGAACAGCGAGTCATGGAAGCAGCCAAGCTTGGGTTTAAGCGTGCAATCGTTCCAGAGGCCAACATTGGGGGATGGACGGTGCCGGGGGACATAGAGGTTGTGGGAGTAAAGAACGTCTCAGAGGCCCTGCAGACTACATTAGGGGGGTAG